In a genomic window of Occallatibacter riparius:
- a CDS encoding GlxA family transcriptional regulator, with protein MRNVVISGPPPVQILDVTGPLEVFSSVPEYQISVVAHDGSGELDTNRGVRIAGAVSPDAVSGPIDTLVIAGGPGAESGKYSREYVDWIADAASRSRRIASICTGAFLLAAAGLLDGRRAVTHWRFCEKLARDFPRVKVERDPIFLRDGNMYTSAGITAGIDLSLALVEEDHGHDAALAVARQLVMFLVRPGGQAQYSHMLSRQATTFEPLRELQVYMLENLRGDLSVEALAARMGMSPRHFSRVCLREMKMNPGQLVTQLRVEAAQQMIDSSSKGLKEVADACGFGSVDAMRRGFQRVLGITAADYVERFKRAV; from the coding sequence ATGCGGAATGTGGTGATCAGCGGACCGCCGCCGGTGCAGATTCTCGATGTGACGGGACCGCTGGAGGTGTTCTCGAGTGTGCCGGAGTACCAGATTTCAGTGGTGGCGCACGACGGCTCCGGTGAACTGGATACAAATCGGGGGGTGAGGATCGCTGGTGCGGTCTCTCCCGATGCAGTGTCGGGTCCGATCGACACGCTGGTTATTGCCGGTGGGCCGGGCGCGGAGTCAGGCAAATACAGCCGGGAATACGTCGACTGGATCGCAGATGCGGCATCGCGCTCGCGCCGCATTGCTTCGATTTGCACCGGGGCGTTTCTGTTGGCCGCTGCCGGACTGCTGGATGGCAGGAGAGCCGTAACGCATTGGAGATTCTGCGAGAAGCTCGCGAGAGACTTTCCGCGCGTGAAGGTGGAGCGCGATCCCATCTTCTTGCGCGACGGAAATATGTACACATCAGCGGGAATCACGGCGGGCATTGACCTGTCGCTGGCACTGGTGGAAGAGGATCACGGCCACGATGCAGCGCTGGCCGTAGCGCGGCAGCTTGTCATGTTCCTTGTTCGCCCGGGTGGCCAGGCGCAGTACAGCCATATGCTCTCGCGGCAGGCAACTACGTTTGAGCCCCTGAGGGAACTGCAGGTCTACATGCTCGAGAACCTGCGAGGGGATCTCTCTGTCGAAGCCCTGGCCGCAAGAATGGGCATGAGCCCCAGGCACTTTTCTCGCGTGTGCCTGCGAGAAATGAAGATGAATCCGGGACAACTTGTCACGCAGCTGCGCGTCGAGGCCGCACAGCAGATGATTGATAGCTCGTCGAAGGGATTGAAGGAAGTCGCCGACGCGTGCGGATTTGGATCCGTGGACGCGATGCGGCGGGGCTTCCAACGCGTGCTGGGCATTACCGCGGCGGATTACGTGGAGCGGTTCAAACGGGCGGTGTGA
- the secG gene encoding preprotein translocase subunit SecG — protein sequence MNILFYFVITVHVIVCLFLIGVVLVQQGRSADLAGAFGGQGSQTAFGPRAAANVLTRLTTWSAIIFMVTSLTLTVLYQRGTHSKSVLSGTPTAPASAPAKPGK from the coding sequence ATGAACATCCTCTTCTACTTCGTCATCACTGTGCACGTGATCGTGTGCCTGTTTCTCATTGGTGTGGTTCTCGTGCAGCAGGGACGCTCGGCCGACCTGGCCGGCGCATTCGGCGGGCAGGGCTCCCAGACGGCTTTCGGCCCACGCGCCGCAGCCAACGTGCTCACCCGGCTCACCACCTGGTCGGCGATCATCTTCATGGTCACCTCCCTGACCCTGACGGTTCTCTACCAGCGCGGAACTCACTCCAAGTCAGTGCTCTCCGGCACGCCCACGGCTCCGGCCTCGGCTCCCGCAAAGCCCGGCAAGTAA
- a CDS encoding YybH family protein has product MKNKRSIIAVFLLFSAACFAQDKSIDAEARRQIDAGNQAWIDGMKQGNVELIAATYASGAVDCSPDGKCISGRAAIQDHMKAEMAKLGKAESASVTSVGSVQQDHFVYEWGQAEAHFSGGRKIFDRYLTAWQQQPDGTWKIFRNLVIPSR; this is encoded by the coding sequence ATGAAGAACAAGAGATCCATAATCGCGGTTTTCCTGCTGTTCTCTGCCGCGTGCTTTGCGCAGGACAAATCCATCGACGCCGAAGCGCGCAGGCAAATTGACGCAGGGAACCAAGCATGGATTGACGGCATGAAGCAGGGCAATGTCGAACTCATCGCTGCTACATATGCGTCGGGCGCAGTGGACTGCAGCCCCGATGGCAAGTGCATCAGCGGCCGGGCCGCGATTCAGGATCACATGAAGGCCGAGATGGCAAAACTGGGCAAGGCTGAATCGGCTTCTGTCACCAGCGTCGGCTCTGTTCAGCAGGATCACTTCGTCTACGAATGGGGTCAGGCTGAAGCACATTTCTCCGGTGGTAGGAAGATTTTCGACCGCTATCTAACCGCCTGGCAGCAGCAACCCGATGGCACATGGAAGATCTTCCGCAACCTGGTAATACCAAGCCGTTGA
- a CDS encoding DUF6515 family protein, producing MRRIFALSLCGFVLTAMSFAQVGRGGRGGGSSSGSGRQQVQNRSTGENANRGGNRDSGNSARANTATTNNNVRGANANTNANTANARSANVNNTSANRNVNNTNVNNANVNNTNVNRNVNNTNVNNTNVNRNVNVNQNVNVNVNGNGGCYNCYHNDDDWNWGAFAAGAAVVGTTAAIASAASHPAPAPAPTTVVVQAPPSGTIVTSLPGGCSTVQSGNTTVYDCNNTIYRPYYQGTTLVYEVVPQ from the coding sequence ATGAGACGCATTTTTGCTTTGTCCCTTTGCGGATTTGTTCTCACTGCAATGTCCTTCGCCCAGGTTGGGAGAGGTGGACGCGGCGGGGGAAGCAGCAGCGGCAGCGGCCGTCAGCAGGTTCAGAACCGCTCGACCGGCGAAAACGCTAATCGCGGCGGCAATCGCGACAGCGGCAACAGCGCCCGCGCCAACACCGCGACAACCAACAACAACGTGCGCGGCGCCAACGCGAACACCAACGCCAACACCGCGAACGCCCGCAGCGCGAATGTGAACAACACCAGCGCCAACCGGAATGTGAACAATACCAACGTCAACAACGCCAATGTCAACAACACAAACGTGAACCGGAACGTCAACAACACGAATGTCAACAACACCAACGTCAACCGGAACGTGAATGTGAACCAGAACGTCAACGTGAATGTGAACGGCAATGGCGGCTGCTACAACTGCTATCACAACGATGACGACTGGAACTGGGGTGCATTCGCTGCGGGCGCAGCAGTCGTCGGCACCACGGCCGCCATCGCCTCCGCCGCCAGCCATCCAGCGCCTGCGCCCGCGCCCACCACGGTCGTAGTCCAGGCGCCCCCAAGCGGAACCATCGTCACCTCCCTGCCCGGCGGGTGCAGCACCGTCCAAAGCGGCAACACCACCGTTTACGACTGCAACAACACCATCTATCGCCCCTACTATCAGGGCACCACCCTCGTCTATGAGGTAGTCCCGCAATAA
- a CDS encoding DUF2092 domain-containing protein, whose product MNRTRNGLLFLALFAIIAVGLRAQDAASTAAAGKAAVKDVDPLAMRVLKAVADPVQQAQSFSFKALVSEEDLASNGQLITTFHAVEVTVQRPDKIHVVFRGSGQRVDYYGAPGGAYLYAPDPKLYVSLPGRESIDAALDALKAKDIDVPIGPFLRSNFYALAEKLVNTAYVIGRVKIGDQDVHQLAFTSDDADWQLWVVGGDAPRFVRAEIINKNIEGTPRTTIQFLDWNLNPTLSADDITFNKPADASQIEFIAISGGN is encoded by the coding sequence ATGAACCGTACCCGTAATGGACTTCTATTTCTGGCCCTGTTTGCCATTATCGCCGTCGGCCTGCGCGCCCAAGACGCCGCATCGACCGCAGCCGCCGGCAAAGCCGCTGTAAAGGACGTCGACCCACTCGCCATGCGCGTCCTCAAGGCCGTAGCCGATCCTGTTCAGCAGGCCCAGTCGTTCTCCTTCAAGGCCCTGGTCAGCGAAGAAGACCTCGCCTCCAACGGCCAGCTCATCACCACCTTCCACGCGGTTGAAGTCACTGTCCAGCGGCCCGACAAGATCCACGTCGTCTTTCGCGGCAGCGGCCAGCGTGTCGACTACTACGGGGCCCCGGGAGGCGCGTACCTTTATGCGCCCGATCCCAAGCTCTACGTCTCGCTCCCCGGCCGTGAAAGCATCGACGCGGCACTCGACGCCCTCAAGGCCAAAGACATCGACGTTCCCATCGGCCCGTTCCTGCGCAGCAACTTCTACGCGCTCGCCGAGAAGCTGGTGAACACTGCCTACGTCATCGGACGCGTCAAGATCGGCGACCAGGATGTCCACCAGCTCGCCTTCACGTCTGACGATGCCGACTGGCAGCTCTGGGTCGTCGGCGGCGACGCTCCCCGCTTCGTGCGCGCTGAGATCATTAACAAAAACATCGAAGGCACTCCGCGCACCACAATTCAGTTCCTCGACTGGAATCTGAATCCGACCCTCTCAGCCGACGACATCACCTTCAACAAGCCCGCCGATGCGAGCCAGATCGAATTCATCGCCATCTCGGGAGGCAATTGA
- a CDS encoding NADP-dependent oxidoreductase, with protein MPVMRAIEITDTLAPRSATRPVPEPQPGEILIQVSAAAVTPTELQWYPTTHNPDGSARHNAIPGHEFAGTVAKLGQGVTGYKTGDSVFGFNDWFAEGATAEFCIAKSSQIAPKPSSLSEAQAASAPISVLTAWQGLHLRSKLQNGERILIHGASGAVGLYAVQLAKSLGAYVIATSSKANIEFVKQLGADEAIDYRASRFEDAGPVDVVFDSVGGETLDRSWNILKPGGRLVTIAAQSESTTDPRVKDAFFIVEQDRAQLAELAKRFDDGGLRAFVKAEIPLEEADRAYRGTIDGPPGKIVIRP; from the coding sequence ATGCCAGTCATGAGAGCGATCGAAATTACGGACACCCTGGCTCCGCGCTCAGCAACGCGCCCGGTGCCTGAGCCGCAGCCGGGCGAAATATTGATCCAGGTGTCCGCCGCTGCAGTTACTCCAACCGAACTGCAGTGGTACCCCACCACCCACAATCCAGACGGTTCAGCCCGCCACAACGCGATCCCCGGGCACGAATTCGCAGGCACGGTCGCGAAGCTCGGCCAAGGTGTCACTGGCTACAAAACCGGAGACTCCGTCTTCGGTTTCAACGACTGGTTCGCAGAGGGAGCGACCGCAGAGTTCTGCATTGCGAAATCATCGCAAATTGCACCCAAGCCATCTTCCCTTTCCGAAGCTCAGGCAGCCTCCGCCCCCATCAGCGTGCTCACCGCATGGCAGGGCCTCCACCTCCGCTCGAAATTGCAGAATGGCGAACGCATCCTGATCCATGGCGCATCTGGAGCCGTGGGGCTCTATGCCGTGCAGCTTGCGAAATCCCTCGGCGCGTACGTGATCGCCACCTCCTCAAAGGCGAACATCGAATTCGTAAAGCAGCTTGGAGCGGACGAAGCCATCGACTATCGCGCCAGCCGATTCGAAGACGCGGGGCCGGTCGACGTGGTCTTCGATAGCGTCGGTGGAGAAACCCTGGACAGGTCCTGGAACATCCTCAAGCCCGGCGGCCGCCTGGTCACCATTGCCGCGCAGTCTGAATCCACCACCGATCCGCGCGTCAAAGACGCCTTCTTCATCGTCGAGCAGGACCGAGCACAACTCGCTGAACTGGCCAAGCGTTTCGATGACGGAGGACTGCGCGCCTTCGTGAAAGCTGAAATTCCCCTGGAAGAAGCAGACCGCGCCTACCGTGGCACAATTGACGGCCCTCCCGGCAAGATCGTGATCCGGCCTTGA
- a CDS encoding HD domain-containing protein translates to MTTSSSTLSIPDTRLAKEATELLREHSTDLLFNHSMRVYFFAAEHGHQQKRPFDRELLYVAAVFHDFGLIKKYSSADERFEVDGANLARQFLTAHNVAEEKIRRVWQAIALHTTPGITQHMDSEVALLYSGVGLDVLGRGFDLFPSELREEILAAYPRRSFKTNFIHEYFAGFAHKPATTIGTVNSSFCERLIPGYKAPNGIDLIAASPFAE, encoded by the coding sequence ATGACAACTTCTTCCTCCACTCTCTCGATCCCCGATACGCGGCTTGCCAAGGAGGCCACTGAGCTTTTGCGCGAGCATTCCACTGACTTGCTCTTTAACCACTCCATGCGCGTTTACTTCTTTGCGGCTGAACACGGCCACCAGCAAAAGCGTCCCTTCGATCGCGAACTCCTATACGTCGCAGCTGTCTTTCACGACTTCGGCCTGATCAAAAAGTATTCCAGCGCAGACGAGCGATTCGAAGTGGATGGCGCGAACCTTGCCCGCCAGTTCCTCACCGCGCACAACGTGGCTGAAGAAAAGATCCGGCGCGTGTGGCAGGCGATCGCGCTGCACACCACGCCCGGCATTACGCAGCACATGGATTCTGAGGTAGCCTTACTCTATTCGGGCGTTGGCCTCGATGTGCTTGGAAGGGGCTTTGATCTGTTCCCCTCCGAATTGCGTGAGGAGATCCTCGCCGCCTACCCCAGGAGGAGCTTCAAGACGAACTTCATCCACGAGTACTTCGCCGGATTCGCGCACAAGCCCGCCACGACCATTGGCACTGTCAACTCTAGCTTTTGCGAACGTCTGATCCCCGGTTACAAGGCTCCCAACGGCATCGATCTCATCGCCGCGTCCCCCTTTGCCGAGTAA
- a CDS encoding RbsD/FucU domain-containing protein — protein sequence MRRLSLLTSLLITLILPCLAQDNWRAAVDQKLPLLGHRNWIVIADSAYPQSSSPGIDVIETNADQLEVVQYVLAAVNKSIHVRPEVLLDAELPYVAESDAPGVTGYRQQLEKILAGSSAQHELHTSLIQQLDDASKMYRVVVLKTRMAIPYTTVFLRLNAKYWSDDAEKRMRAKMAAGAPPGR from the coding sequence ATGCGCCGCCTCTCGCTCCTAACCTCTCTGCTCATCACCCTGATCCTCCCCTGTCTGGCCCAAGACAACTGGCGCGCCGCCGTCGACCAGAAGCTCCCCCTCCTCGGCCACCGTAACTGGATCGTCATCGCCGACTCCGCCTACCCGCAATCCTCCTCGCCCGGCATCGACGTCATCGAGACCAACGCCGACCAGCTCGAGGTCGTGCAGTACGTCCTGGCTGCCGTCAATAAATCCATCCACGTCCGCCCTGAGGTCCTACTCGACGCCGAGCTCCCCTACGTCGCCGAGTCCGATGCCCCCGGCGTGACCGGCTACCGCCAGCAGCTCGAAAAGATCCTTGCCGGCAGCTCGGCCCAGCACGAACTACACACCAGCCTGATCCAGCAGCTCGACGACGCCAGCAAGATGTATCGCGTCGTGGTACTCAAAACCCGCATGGCCATCCCTTACACGACGGTTTTCCTGCGCCTGAATGCCAAATACTGGTCCGATGACGCGGAAAAACGCATGCGCGCCAAGATGGCCGCCGGAGCCCCACCGGGCCGGTAA